One Euphorbia lathyris chromosome 1, ddEupLath1.1, whole genome shotgun sequence DNA segment encodes these proteins:
- the LOC136203431 gene encoding trans-cinnamate:CoA ligase, peroxisomal-like produces the protein MEKLVKCEANYVPLTPLTFLKRAASVYANRASLIYEGTRFTWSQTYTRCCSLASSLRSFNISTNDVVSVLAPNIPAMYEMHFAVPMAGAVLNTINTRLDANTIASILRHSEAKVFFVDCQFVPLAKEALRLLMELSALPLVIVIDDIDSPTGVRLGELEYEHLVHRGNPNYSGEPIQDEWDPIALNYTSGTTSDPKGVVYSHRGAYLSTLSLILGWEMGSEPVYLWSLPMFHCNGWTFTWGIAARGGTNICLRNTTASDMYRNIHLHKVTHMCCAPIVFNIILDAKPEDRRRITSPVQVLTGGAPPPASLLEKIEPLGFHVTHAYGLTEATGPALVCEWQSKWNKLPGDDQAKIKARQGISILTLADVDVKNLDTMVSVPRDGKSMGEIVLKGSSLMKGYFKDQKATLKAFKNGWFATGDVGVIHPDGYLEIKDRSKDVIISGGENISSVELESVLYRHPRILEAAVVAMPHPVWGESPCAFVAVKNNTGDDVTEDDIVAYCRKNVPKFMVPKKVVILAELPKTATGKIQKFQLRSLAKTFEIPKMNRKNTGKSDQVNKPGYDAHPHEHVLAMSRL, from the exons ATGGAGAAGCTTGTGAAATGTGAAGCTAACTATGTCCCTTTAACACCATTAACATTCCTCAAAAGAGCTGCTTCTGTTTACGCAAATCGTGCCTCTCTTATCTATGAAGGCACTCGTTTCACTTGGTCTCAAACTTATACCCGTTGCTGCTCTCTTGCCTCTTCTCTCCGTTCTTTCAATATTTCCACAAACGATGTC GTCTCTGTTTTGGCTCCCAATATTCCGGCTATGTACGAGATGCACTTCGCCGTTCCTATGGCCGGGGCTGTGCTTAATACCATCAACACCCGACTAGATGCCAACACCATCGCCTCCATTCTCCGCCACTCCGAAGCCAAAGTCTTCTTTGTTGATTGCCAATTTGTTCCTCTTGCTAAAGAGGCTCTCCGTTTACTCATGGAGCTCTCCGCCTTACCTTTAGTCATTGTAATTGATGACATCGACTCTCCTACCGGCGTCCGCTTAGGCGAATTGGAGTATGAACACCTCGTTCACAGAGGTAATCCCAATTATTCCGGCGAGCCAATTCAAGACGAATGGGATCCAATTGCCTTGAATTATACATCAGGAACAACTTCAGACCCTAAAGGAGTTGTTTACAGTCATAGAGGAGCTTATCTAAGTACTCTCAGCCTAATTCTTGGCTGGGAAATGGGAAGTGAACCCGTTTATCTTTGGTCCCTCCCTATGTTTCACTGCAACGGTTGGACTTTCACATGGGGAATCGCCGCACGCGGCGGAACTAATATCTGCCTCCGCAACACCACTGCCTCTGACATGTATAGAAACATCCATCTCCACAAAGTAACCCACATGTGCTGTGCTCCTATTGTTTTCAACATCATTCTCGACGCCAAACCGGAAGACCGCCGCCGAATAACTTCCCCGGTACAAGTCCTGACTGGAGGCGCACCGCCTCCGGCTTCACTTCTTGAAAAAATAGAGCCCTTGGGATTCCATGTCACACATGCTTATGGGCTAACCGAGGCCACCGGACCCGCCCTGGTTTGCGAGTGGCAGAGCAAGTGGAACAAACTTCCTGGCGACGATCAAGCTAAAATCAAAGCTAGACAAGGGATTAGCATTCTCACACTTGCAGATGTAGATGTCAAGAATCTAGACACAATGGTTAGTGTTCCTAGAGATGGGAAATCAATGGGGGAAATAGTTTTGAAAGGAAGCAGCTTAATGAAAGGGTATTTCAAGGATCAAAAAGCTACTCTTAAAGCTTTCAAGAACGGCTGGTTTGCTACCGGAGATGTTGGTGTAATTCATCCCGATGGGTACTTGGAAATCAAGGATAGATCCAAAGATGTCATAATATCAGGTGGTGAAAACATCAGCAGTGTCGAATTGGAGTCCGTGTTGTACAGACATCCTAGGATTCTCGAAGCAGCTGTTGTAGCAATGCCGCATCCTGTTTGGGGAGAAAGTCCTTGTGCTTTTGTTGCTGTTAAAAATAACACAGGTGATGATGTTACTGAAGATGACATTGTTGCATATTGCCGGAAAAATGTTCCCAAATTTATGGTTCCGAAGAAGGTGGTGATATTGGCGGAGCTACCAAAGACGGCGACCGGGAAGATTCAGAAGTTTCAGTTGAGGAGCTTGGCCAAGACTTTTGAGATACCCAAAATGAATAggaaaaacaccggaaaatcagaTCAAGTCAACAAACCAGGATATGATGCTCATCCACATGAACATGTTCTAGCAATGTCTCGTCTTTGA